Proteins co-encoded in one Bradyrhizobium sp. 170 genomic window:
- a CDS encoding ATP-binding protein, with protein MNLTGARQQQRAAERQASFAARGRFRVVQWLRAVPIRWRILSIAGLNSAVVVVLAVLIWNGAKVLGSAWDDVRQVRESDKILALLESETSRLQNLIHRYINQPSPDLFAEILLLREAVLGTLTTRAANDPMLSGSVERLEHVTDRFLNGFGELRAVQATITKTYEQQVLGPAREMAGLYSIIEGATGHRDAQIWPALGKSREAFTAMLVATNAYYLSRASTSAEDARRNTETIENTIPAMADLADNDLQRMALTRLKARTVALREGMAKLTEQLTIRTELLRNTIDASQAEAIGVIDELSVKMRQREQKAQETFDKTLSGISRRVLSIAVMFLGIILSAGVLIALSIRLPLQQILRAMHAITSGNYDRRVQGTTARDEVGAMARAVDVFRENAIAKRKTEDELRASKERAESALIELNTAQQNLIDAERLAALGGLVAGVAHEVNNPIGISLTVASSFARRAETFEQELRTEPLRRSKLDEFVKSSRDAAGQLVANLHRAGELIQSFKQVAVDRSHAERRQFNLSEATDQIVASLKPVLKKAAITLSVDVPEGLFIDGYPGSYGQILTNLFLNAANHAFADGRSGAITISARARGSDDVEIIFADNGAGMTPDVQRQAFDPFFTTRRNEGGTGLGLHIVYNLVTQQLGGRMMLESRLGQGTTFRIIMPKVARGEPTISDQTAADGTPQWPNRTMSST; from the coding sequence ATGAATTTGACCGGCGCACGGCAACAACAGCGAGCAGCGGAACGGCAGGCGAGCTTCGCCGCGCGCGGCCGTTTTCGCGTCGTGCAGTGGCTGCGCGCAGTGCCGATCCGCTGGCGCATCCTGTCGATCGCGGGATTGAACTCCGCCGTCGTCGTGGTGCTCGCCGTATTGATCTGGAACGGCGCCAAGGTGCTGGGCTCGGCCTGGGACGACGTCCGGCAGGTGCGCGAGTCCGACAAGATCCTGGCGCTGCTGGAAAGCGAAACCAGCCGGCTGCAGAACCTGATCCATCGCTACATCAACCAGCCGAGCCCCGACCTGTTCGCCGAGATCCTGCTGCTGCGGGAAGCGGTGCTCGGCACGCTGACCACGCGCGCCGCGAACGACCCTATGCTGTCAGGATCGGTCGAGCGGCTCGAACACGTCACCGACCGTTTCCTCAACGGCTTCGGCGAATTGCGCGCCGTGCAGGCCACCATCACCAAGACCTATGAGCAGCAGGTGCTGGGGCCGGCCCGGGAGATGGCCGGGCTGTATTCGATCATCGAGGGCGCCACCGGGCATCGCGATGCGCAGATCTGGCCGGCACTCGGGAAATCCCGCGAGGCGTTCACGGCCATGCTGGTCGCCACCAACGCCTATTATCTGTCGCGCGCCTCGACCTCCGCCGAGGACGCCCGCAGGAACACCGAGACGATCGAGAACACCATCCCCGCGATGGCTGACCTCGCCGACAACGACCTGCAACGCATGGCGCTGACGCGGCTGAAGGCACGAACGGTGGCGCTGCGCGAGGGAATGGCCAAGCTGACCGAGCAGCTCACGATCCGGACCGAGCTGTTGCGCAACACCATCGATGCCAGCCAGGCCGAGGCCATCGGCGTCATCGACGAGTTGTCGGTCAAGATGCGCCAGCGCGAGCAGAAGGCGCAGGAGACATTCGACAAGACGTTGTCGGGCATCTCGCGCCGGGTGCTGTCGATCGCCGTGATGTTCCTCGGCATCATCCTGTCCGCCGGCGTCCTGATCGCGCTCTCGATCCGCCTGCCGCTGCAGCAGATCCTGCGGGCGATGCATGCGATCACCTCGGGCAATTACGATCGCCGGGTGCAGGGCACCACCGCCCGGGACGAGGTCGGCGCCATGGCGCGCGCGGTGGACGTCTTCCGCGAAAACGCCATCGCCAAGCGCAAGACCGAGGACGAGCTGCGCGCCTCGAAGGAAAGGGCCGAAAGCGCGCTGATCGAGCTCAACACCGCGCAGCAGAACCTGATCGACGCCGAACGGCTGGCGGCGCTCGGCGGACTGGTCGCCGGCGTCGCCCATGAGGTGAACAACCCGATCGGCATCAGCCTGACGGTGGCGTCGAGCTTTGCGCGCCGGGCTGAAACGTTCGAGCAGGAATTGCGCACCGAGCCGCTGCGCCGCTCCAAGCTCGACGAATTCGTCAAGTCCTCGCGCGACGCGGCAGGGCAACTGGTGGCGAACCTGCACCGCGCCGGCGAGCTGATCCAGTCGTTCAAGCAGGTGGCGGTGGACCGCTCGCACGCCGAGCGCCGGCAATTCAACCTCAGCGAGGCCACCGACCAGATCGTCGCCAGCCTGAAACCGGTGCTGAAGAAGGCCGCGATCACGCTGTCGGTCGACGTGCCGGAAGGGCTTTTCATCGACGGCTATCCCGGCTCCTACGGCCAGATATTAACCAATCTTTTCCTCAACGCCGCCAATCATGCCTTTGCCGACGGCCGGTCCGGGGCGATCACGATCTCGGCGCGGGCGCGCGGCAGCGACGATGTCGAGATCATTTTTGCCGACAACGGGGCCGGAATGACGCCGGACGTACAGCGGCAGGCATTCGACCCCTTCTTTACGACGCGCCGCAACGAAGGCGGTACCGGGCTGGGCTTGCATATCGTCTATAATCTTGTCACTCAACAGCTCGGCGGCAGGATGATGCTGGAGTCAAGGCTGGGACAAGGCACCACATTTCGCATTATCATGCCCAAAGTCGCCCGGGGCGAACCCACGATTTCAGACCAGACAGCAGCCGACGGAACTCCTCAATGGCCGAACAGGACGATGTCCTCCACCTGA
- the ugpB gene encoding sn-glycerol-3-phosphate ABC transporter substrate-binding protein UgpB translates to MRAWEPIYRRRGRARKSPVKLALRFLQFAALAATALASPAQAATEIMWWHAMSGELGKQLEKLAADFNASQSDYRIVPTYKGNYTETVTAAIFAFRSRSQPAIVQVNEIATATMMAAKGAIYPVFDLMRDQSEPFSPEAYLPAVTGYYSDVAGNMLSFPFNVSTPILYYNKDLFRAAGLDPEVAPNTWAEVGAAAKRLRAAGSPCGLTTSWPSWVHVENFSAFHNLPLATRANGFGGLDAELTFNNPDVVRHIAQLAEWQATKVFDYSGRGQSAEPRFQKGECAIFIGSSGTRADIKANSKFEVGYGMIPHRPEIAGAPQNSIIGGATLWVLRDRPRAEYAGVARFFAYLSKPEVQAAWHQNTGYLPITRAAFDLTRAQGFYDRNPGAAIGIEQMTLKPPTENSKGIRLGSFVLIRGVIDEELEQVFSGKQSAQAALDVAVERGNRLLRQFERANPDR, encoded by the coding sequence ATGAGGGCTTGGGAACCCATTTATCGAAGGCGCGGCAGAGCAAGGAAATCACCAGTGAAATTGGCCTTGAGATTCTTGCAATTTGCAGCCCTCGCCGCCACGGCGCTTGCGTCTCCGGCGCAGGCAGCCACCGAAATCATGTGGTGGCATGCGATGTCGGGGGAGCTCGGCAAGCAGCTCGAAAAGCTGGCGGCCGATTTCAATGCGTCGCAGTCCGACTATCGGATCGTGCCGACATACAAGGGCAACTACACCGAGACGGTGACGGCAGCGATCTTCGCATTCCGTTCGCGAAGCCAGCCCGCCATCGTCCAGGTCAACGAGATCGCGACTGCGACCATGATGGCGGCAAAGGGCGCGATCTATCCGGTGTTCGACTTGATGCGCGATCAGTCGGAGCCGTTCTCGCCGGAGGCGTATCTGCCGGCCGTGACCGGTTATTATTCCGATGTCGCCGGCAACATGCTGTCGTTCCCGTTCAATGTCTCGACGCCGATCCTTTACTACAACAAGGATCTGTTCCGCGCCGCGGGCCTCGATCCGGAGGTGGCGCCGAACACCTGGGCCGAGGTCGGCGCAGCGGCAAAGCGCCTGCGCGCGGCCGGCTCGCCTTGCGGGCTCACCACATCCTGGCCTTCCTGGGTTCACGTCGAGAATTTTTCCGCGTTCCACAATCTGCCGCTGGCGACCCGGGCCAATGGCTTCGGGGGGCTCGACGCGGAGCTGACCTTCAACAATCCGGACGTGGTGCGGCACATCGCGCAACTGGCGGAATGGCAGGCGACGAAAGTTTTCGACTATAGCGGTCGCGGGCAATCGGCCGAGCCGCGCTTTCAGAAGGGCGAATGCGCCATCTTCATCGGCTCGTCCGGGACGCGTGCGGACATCAAGGCCAATTCGAAGTTTGAGGTCGGTTACGGCATGATCCCGCACCGGCCCGAAATCGCCGGCGCCCCGCAAAACTCCATCATCGGCGGCGCCACGCTATGGGTGCTGCGCGATCGGCCGCGCGCCGAATACGCCGGCGTCGCGCGGTTCTTCGCCTATCTCTCGAAGCCGGAAGTTCAGGCTGCCTGGCACCAGAACACCGGCTATCTGCCGATCACCCGCGCCGCCTTCGACCTCACCCGCGCGCAGGGCTTCTACGATCGCAATCCCGGTGCTGCGATCGGTATCGAGCAGATGACCTTGAAGCCGCCGACCGAGAATTCGAAGGGAATCCGGCTGGGGTCCTTTGTGCTGATCCGCGGCGTGATCGACGAAGAACTCGAGCAGGTTTTCAGCGGCAAGCAGTCCGCGCAGGCAGCCCTCGACGTCGCCGTCGAGCGCGGCAACCGCCTGCTGCGCCAGTTCGAGCGGGCCAATCCGGACCGCTAA
- a CDS encoding aminoglycoside 3'-phosphotransferase/choline kinase family protein, translated as MTASLPSFTDYEPFRVWRADPAQWRPIALDIARSHGLTCAAPHAFATGTNVVMALDEKLILKIFPPFLRSKFVSERGSLAQLRGQLRIAIPETVVEGERDGWPYLVFTRLPGVLGSEAWPTLSESEKERVLVEIGQIIAEVQRVPLGDLANIEPRWDRFLSAQIAGCRARHERLGLPRKFLDGLDELLRDAERLIPLDQRPVILTGEYIPENFLLSRDSAGWRLSGLIDFGDVMTGWCEYDLLGPSGFMTAGMPRRVRSLFEGYGYSSADINPDLKRRLMALTLLHRFSDPARQICIEGWQERAGNLFELQDLLWPV; from the coding sequence ATGACTGCATCGCTGCCGAGCTTCACAGACTACGAGCCCTTCCGAGTCTGGCGCGCCGATCCGGCGCAGTGGCGGCCGATCGCGCTCGATATCGCCCGCAGCCACGGCCTGACCTGCGCGGCGCCGCACGCCTTCGCCACCGGCACCAACGTCGTCATGGCGCTTGATGAGAAACTCATCCTGAAGATTTTCCCGCCCTTTCTTCGTTCCAAATTCGTCTCGGAACGTGGCTCGCTCGCCCAACTTCGCGGCCAGCTTCGGATCGCGATCCCCGAAACCGTCGTCGAAGGCGAGCGCGACGGATGGCCATATCTCGTCTTCACGCGGCTGCCGGGTGTTCTCGGCAGCGAGGCATGGCCGACACTCTCCGAAAGCGAGAAGGAGCGCGTCCTCGTTGAGATCGGGCAGATCATCGCGGAGGTCCAGCGTGTCCCGCTTGGAGATCTTGCGAATATCGAGCCGCGTTGGGACCGGTTCCTGTCAGCGCAAATTGCGGGATGCCGCGCCCGGCACGAGCGCCTCGGTCTGCCGCGCAAATTTCTCGATGGGCTGGACGAACTGCTGCGCGATGCGGAAAGGCTTATTCCCCTGGATCAGCGGCCGGTGATTCTCACCGGCGAGTACATCCCGGAGAATTTTCTGCTGAGCCGTGACAGCGCCGGCTGGCGCTTGTCCGGGTTGATCGACTTCGGCGACGTGATGACCGGATGGTGCGAATACGACCTGCTGGGTCCGAGCGGCTTCATGACCGCCGGGATGCCGCGCCGCGTGCGGAGCCTGTTTGAGGGATACGGATATTCGAGTGCGGATATCAATCCAGACCTGAAACGGCGGCTGATGGCGCTGACGCTGCTTCATCGGTTTAGCGATCCCGCCAGGCAGATCTGTATAGAGGGTTGGCAGGAGAGGGCCGGCAACCTGTTCGAGTTGCAGGATTTGCTCTGGCCGGTTTGA